The Brachyhypopomus gauderio isolate BG-103 chromosome 1, BGAUD_0.2, whole genome shotgun sequence genome includes a window with the following:
- the cybb gene encoding NADPH oxidase 2 isoform X2: MGNFVANEGLSIFVILVWLGINIFLFVHSYMAFLVNRFFYTRVILGHALSWARAPAACLNFNCMLILLPVCRNLLSFLRGSVQCCSRTAARQLDRNLTFHKLVAYMIAFHTAVHIIAHLFNFERFMDAQLEGNSSSLAHVLSLIGNKHNESFLNPIRSNETSPTIVMFTTAAGLTGVVITLALILMITSSMEVIRRSYFEVFWFTHHLFIIFFIGLVLHGIGRIVRGQSPESLYHHDPERCHHEFEKWGSDPQCPEPEFRGNFPGTWKWVVAPMFLYLCERLVRFYRSQQKVVITKVVMHPSKTLELQMKKKGFKMEVGQYIFMQCPSISQLEWHPFTLTSAPEEDHFSVHIRLQGDWTEALYIACGGDRTAVQDAWELPRIGVDGPFGTASEDVFRYEVVMLVGAGIGVTPFASILKSVWYKHVHEQANVFTKKIYFYWLCRETQAFEWFADLLQSLERQMTAKNMNHFLTYNIYLTRWRDTEAAHFRVHHEAEKDPITGLKQKTLYGKPNWDMEFSTIATNHPGSKVGVFLCGPALLAKDLAKQCHKQSQAGAEFIFNKENF, translated from the exons ATGGGCAACTTCGTGGCAAACGAGGGCCTCTCCATCTTCGTCATT CTGGTATGGCTTGGGATCAACATCTTCCTCTTTGTTCATTCCTACATGGCGTTTCTGGTCAATCGGTTCTTCTACACCAGAGTCATCCTCGGG catgccctgTCCTGGGCGAGGGCCCCAGCCGCCTGCCTCAACTTCAACTGCATGTTGATTCTGCTGCCCGTCTGCCGCAACCTGCTCTCCTTCCTACGGGGCTCCgtacag TGCTGTTCCCGTACTGCTGCCCGTCAGCTTGACAGAAACTTAACATTCCACAAACTGGTGGCGTACATGATCGCCTTCCACACAG CCGTTCACATCATCGCCCACCTCTTCAACTTCGAGCGCTTTATGGATGCTCAGCTGGAGGGCAACAGCAGCTCCCTGGCCCACGTCCTCTCTCTGATCGGGAACAAGCACAACGAGTCCTTCCTCAACCCCATCAGGTCCAACGAGACA AGTCCGACAATCGTGATGTTCACCACAGCGGCAGGACTGACGGGTGTCGTCATCACCCTCGCTCTCATCCTCATGATCACCTCCTCCATGGAGGTGATACGCAGGTCCTACTTTGAGGTCTTCTGGTTCACACACCATCTATTCATCATCTTCTTCATTGGACTTGTACTGCACGGGATTGG ACGCATTGTGCGAGGACAGTCCCCAGAGAGTTTATATCATCATGACCCGGAGAGGTGTCACCATGAGTTCGAGAAATGGGGCTCAGACCCACAATGCCCTGAGCCGGAATTCAGGGGCAATTTCCCAGGG ACGTGGAAGTGGGTTGTTGCTCCAATGTTCCTGTATCTGTGTGAGAGACTGGTGCGATTTTACCGATCCCAACAGAAGGTCGTCATCACCAAG GTGGTGATGCACCCGTCCAAAACCCTGGAGCTGCAGATGAAGAAGAAGGGCTTTAAGATGGAGGTGGGCCAGTATATCTTCATGCAGTGCCCGTCCATCTCTCAGCTGGAGTGGCACCCCTTCACCTTGACCTCTGCCCCCGAGGAGGACCACTTCAGCGTGCACATCCGCCTGCAGGGGGACTGGACCGAGGCGCTGTACATAGCATGTGGAGGTGACAGGACCGCGGTGCAGGACGCCTGGGAACTACCCAG GATCGGAGTGGATGGCCCGTTTGGCACAGCCAGCGAGGACGTCTTCCGCTACGAGGTGGTCATGCTGGTGGGAGCAGGTATTGGAGTAACGCCCTTTGCCTCCATCCTCAAGTCCGTGTGGTACAAACACGTGCACGAACAGGCCAACGTGTTCACCAAGAAG ATCTATTTCTACTGGCTGTGCAGGGAGACACAGGCGTTTGAGTGGTTTGCCGACCTGCTGCAGTCTCTGGAGCGCCAAATGACCGCAAAGAACATGAACCACTTCCTCACGTACAACATTTACCTCACGCGCTGGAGGGACACGGAG GCCGCGCACTTCCGAGTCCACCATGAAGCAGAGAAAGATCCCATAACCGGCCTCAAGCAGAAGACTCTGTACGGCAAGCCCAACTGGGACATGGAGTTCAGCACTATTGCCACCAATCACCCTGG GAGTAAAGTGGGCGTGTTTCTGTGTGGGCCCGCCCTCCTGGCCAAAGACTTGGCCAAGCAGTGTCACAAGCAGTCACAGGCTGGAGCTGAATTTATATTCAACAAAGAAAACTTCTGA
- the cybb gene encoding NADPH oxidase 2 isoform X1 produces MGNFVANEGLSIFVILVWLGINIFLFVHSYMAFLVNRFFYTRVILGHALSWARAPAACLNFNCMLILLPVCRNLLSFLRGSVQCCSRTAARQLDRNLTFHKLVAYMIAFHTGTPASPSHRTSTQVHQSLPHTEPPHRYTSLSLTQNLHTGTPVSPPHRTSTQVHQPLPHTEPPHRYTSLSLTQNLHTGTPVSPPHRTSTQVHQPLPHTEPPHRYTSLSLTQNLHTGTPVSHSHRTSTQVHQPLTHTEPPHRYTSLSLTQNLHTGTPASPSHRTSTQVHQSLPHTEPSTQVHQPLPHTEPSTQVHQPLPHTEPPHRYTSLSLTQNLHTGTPASPSHRTSTQVHQSLPHTEPSTQVHQSLPHTEPPHRYTSLSPRQNLHTGTQVCGLGLCGVGLEPKPWLVFLAAVHIIAHLFNFERFMDAQLEGNSSSLAHVLSLIGNKHNESFLNPIRSNETSPTIVMFTTAAGLTGVVITLALILMITSSMEVIRRSYFEVFWFTHHLFIIFFIGLVLHGIGRIVRGQSPESLYHHDPERCHHEFEKWGSDPQCPEPEFRGNFPGTWKWVVAPMFLYLCERLVRFYRSQQKVVITKVVMHPSKTLELQMKKKGFKMEVGQYIFMQCPSISQLEWHPFTLTSAPEEDHFSVHIRLQGDWTEALYIACGGDRTAVQDAWELPRIGVDGPFGTASEDVFRYEVVMLVGAGIGVTPFASILKSVWYKHVHEQANVFTKKIYFYWLCRETQAFEWFADLLQSLERQMTAKNMNHFLTYNIYLTRWRDTEAAHFRVHHEAEKDPITGLKQKTLYGKPNWDMEFSTIATNHPGSKVGVFLCGPALLAKDLAKQCHKQSQAGAEFIFNKENF; encoded by the exons ATGGGCAACTTCGTGGCAAACGAGGGCCTCTCCATCTTCGTCATT CTGGTATGGCTTGGGATCAACATCTTCCTCTTTGTTCATTCCTACATGGCGTTTCTGGTCAATCGGTTCTTCTACACCAGAGTCATCCTCGGG catgccctgTCCTGGGCGAGGGCCCCAGCCGCCTGCCTCAACTTCAACTGCATGTTGATTCTGCTGCCCGTCTGCCGCAACCTGCTCTCCTTCCTACGGGGCTCCgtacag TGCTGTTCCCGTACTGCTGCCCGTCAGCTTGACAGAAACTTAACATTCCACAAACTGGTGGCGTACATGATCGCCTTCCACACAGGTACACCagcctctccctcacacagaacctccacacaggtacaccagtctctccctcacacagaacctccacacaggtacaccagtctctccctcacacagaacctccacacaggtacaccagtctctcccccacacagaacctccacacaggtacaccagcctctccctcacacagaacctccacacaggtacaccagtctctccctcacacagaacctccacacaggtacaccagtctctcccccacacagaacctccacacaggtacaccagcctctccctcacacagaacctccacacaggtacaccagcctctcactcacacagaacctccacacaggtacaccagtctctcactcacacagaacctccacacaggtacaccagcctctcactcacacagaacctccacacaggtacaccagtctctccctcacacagaacctccacacaggtacaccagcctctccctcacacagaacctccacacaggtacaccagtctctccctcacacagaaccttccacacaggtacaccagcctctccctcacacagaaccttccacacaggtacaccagcctctccctcacacagaacctccacacagatacaccagtctctccctcacacagaacctccacacaggtacaccagcctctccctcacacagaacctccacacaggtacaccagtctctccctcacacagaaccttccacacaggtacaccagtctctccctcacacagaaCCTCCACACAGGTACACCAGTCTCTCCCCCAGGCAGAAcctccacacaggtacacaggtGTGTGGACTCGGCCTCTGTGGCGTTGGCCTGGAACCGAAACCCTGGCTTGTGTTTCTGGCAGCCGTTCACATCATCGCCCACCTCTTCAACTTCGAGCGCTTTATGGATGCTCAGCTGGAGGGCAACAGCAGCTCCCTGGCCCACGTCCTCTCTCTGATCGGGAACAAGCACAACGAGTCCTTCCTCAACCCCATCAGGTCCAACGAGACA AGTCCGACAATCGTGATGTTCACCACAGCGGCAGGACTGACGGGTGTCGTCATCACCCTCGCTCTCATCCTCATGATCACCTCCTCCATGGAGGTGATACGCAGGTCCTACTTTGAGGTCTTCTGGTTCACACACCATCTATTCATCATCTTCTTCATTGGACTTGTACTGCACGGGATTGG ACGCATTGTGCGAGGACAGTCCCCAGAGAGTTTATATCATCATGACCCGGAGAGGTGTCACCATGAGTTCGAGAAATGGGGCTCAGACCCACAATGCCCTGAGCCGGAATTCAGGGGCAATTTCCCAGGG ACGTGGAAGTGGGTTGTTGCTCCAATGTTCCTGTATCTGTGTGAGAGACTGGTGCGATTTTACCGATCCCAACAGAAGGTCGTCATCACCAAG GTGGTGATGCACCCGTCCAAAACCCTGGAGCTGCAGATGAAGAAGAAGGGCTTTAAGATGGAGGTGGGCCAGTATATCTTCATGCAGTGCCCGTCCATCTCTCAGCTGGAGTGGCACCCCTTCACCTTGACCTCTGCCCCCGAGGAGGACCACTTCAGCGTGCACATCCGCCTGCAGGGGGACTGGACCGAGGCGCTGTACATAGCATGTGGAGGTGACAGGACCGCGGTGCAGGACGCCTGGGAACTACCCAG GATCGGAGTGGATGGCCCGTTTGGCACAGCCAGCGAGGACGTCTTCCGCTACGAGGTGGTCATGCTGGTGGGAGCAGGTATTGGAGTAACGCCCTTTGCCTCCATCCTCAAGTCCGTGTGGTACAAACACGTGCACGAACAGGCCAACGTGTTCACCAAGAAG ATCTATTTCTACTGGCTGTGCAGGGAGACACAGGCGTTTGAGTGGTTTGCCGACCTGCTGCAGTCTCTGGAGCGCCAAATGACCGCAAAGAACATGAACCACTTCCTCACGTACAACATTTACCTCACGCGCTGGAGGGACACGGAG GCCGCGCACTTCCGAGTCCACCATGAAGCAGAGAAAGATCCCATAACCGGCCTCAAGCAGAAGACTCTGTACGGCAAGCCCAACTGGGACATGGAGTTCAGCACTATTGCCACCAATCACCCTGG GAGTAAAGTGGGCGTGTTTCTGTGTGGGCCCGCCCTCCTGGCCAAAGACTTGGCCAAGCAGTGTCACAAGCAGTCACAGGCTGGAGCTGAATTTATATTCAACAAAGAAAACTTCTGA
- the rpgrb gene encoding retinitis pigmentosa GTPase regulator b isoform X2, with amino-acid sequence MAGESEDDIPESGAVFTFGKSKFADNIPSKFWLKNDVPLTVACGDEHTALITENGKLFMFGSNNWGQLGLGSKNSVNKPTCVKALKSEKVMLVACGRTHTLVYTSCGNLYGAGGNNDGQLGLGDCEERTSFQLIDFFTKKGPIKMLSAGSNTSAALLQDGRLFMWGDNSEGQIGLGEEDCAWTPQELPAQNRVNWVSCGYYHSAFVTVDGALFTFGEKDSGKLGLSAEQLTNHRVPQQVAGMSEHVLQVACGGGHTVVLTDDCLYTFGLGQYGQLGHGTFIFESRSPRLVEHFSKGRVKHIVCGENHTAVVTESGLLYTFGDGRHGKLGLGEENFTNQFQPTLCPRLLIYHVQSVTCGGCHMVVLAKPRVEGSNDIILEEGDIRENYMETARPFGETGGPLTLSRSLSARVRRRERECSEQFGMMFQTLPPLSSGYLRESLPVSSHTLPPRLQSKRAPSGLEENGFTNRRDMMIKDKVDGKSVPDENSGDSESVKGLGETTDLLNLTHVMKVDPGDKTLTLSPVHKNYSQKTTDLGEETNGEEDQTEEEDDDDDDDEDEGEEDNIQKEPLENTEQQETNTVQLRTQEDEEGGVEEGVSEGSVPDGPVKRHGEEPLQALTEASHPVIEEKSQFQTETKQEKKRGFFGSNNKISVFKRRTSTRVSQEEEKAEVPHESTTVSSEAVSSSSHSRGPEKNSSMGSGSPRPPRSSSATCALL; translated from the exons ATGGCCGGAGAGAGCGAGGATGATATACCGG aATCTGGGGCAGTCTTTACTTTTGGCAAAAGTAAATTTGCAGACAATATCCCCAGTAAATTCTGGTTGAAGAATGACGTCCCTTTGACTGTAGCGTGTGGAGATGAACACACAGCACTAATTACAG AGAATGGAAAGTTATTCATGTTTGGCAGTAATAACTGGGGGCAGCTTGGCTTGGGATCAAAGAACAGTGTGAATAAACCTACCTGTGTGAAAG CCCTGAAGTCTGAAAAAGTAATGCTTGTTGCGTGTGGAAGAACTCATACGCTTGTTTACACAT CGTGCGGGAACTTGTACGGGGCCGGGGGGAATAACGATGGCCAGCTTGGTCTCGGAGACTGCGAGGAAAGGACTTCATTCCAGCTGATTGACTTCTTCACTAAAAAAGGACCGATAAAAATGCTCTCGGCAGGCTCCAACACGTCTGCCGCTCTCCTGC AGGACGGGAGGCTGTTTATGTGGGGTGACAACTCGGAAGGCCAGATTGGTTTGGGGGAGGAGGACTGTGCTTGGACACCGCAGGAGCTGCCTGCACAGAACCGAGTGAACTGGGTTTCCTGTGGCTACTACCACTCTGCATTTGTCACTG TGGACGGTGCTTTGTTTACGTTTGGAGAGAAGGACAGCGGGAAGCTGGGGCTGTCTGCAGAGcagctgaccaatcacagagTGCCTCAGCAGGTGGCGGGCATGTCTGAACACGTTCTGCAGGTGGCCTGTGGAGGTGGCCACACGGTGGTGCTCACAG ATGATTGCCTGTACACATTTGGTCTGGGTCAGTATGGCCAGCTGGGTCATGGAACGTTTATCTTCGAGTCGCGATCACCCAGACTGGTGGAACACTTCAGTAAGGGCAGAGTGAAGCACATCGTGTGTGGAGAGAACCATACAGCCGTGGTCACAG AGAGTGGCCTTCTGTACACGTTTGGTGATGGCCGGCATGGGAAACTGGGTCTTGGAGAGGAGAACTTCACCAACCAGTTCCAGCCAACGCTCTGCCCACGCCTCCTCATCTACcatgtgcagtct GTCACATGTGGTGGATGTCACATGGTGGTACTGGCCAAACCTAGAGTTGAAGGGTCAAATGACATCATCCTGGAAGAGGGAGACATCAGAGAGAACTACATGGAGACCGCCCGCCCGTTCGGGGAGACAGGAGGCCCACTCACCCTGAGCAGGAGTCTCTCAGCACGGGTTCGGCGCCGGGAGAGG GAGTGTTCTGAGCAGTTTGGGATGATGTTCCAGACTCTTCCACCTCTAAGTTCTGGTTACCTCCGTGAGTCTCTGCCTGTATCCAGCCATACCCTGCCCCCACGCTTGCAAAGCAAGAGGGCCCCTAGTGGTCTGGAGGAGAATGGCTTTACCAACCGCAGAG acatgatgaTAAAAGATAAAGTTGATGGGAAAAGTGTTCCTGATGAAAACAGTGGAGACAGTGAAAGTGTCAAGGGTTTGGGAGAAACAACTGACCTGTTGAATTTG ACTCATGTAATGAAGGTGGATCCTGGCGACAAGACTCTTACGTTGTCCCCTGTTCATAAG AACTATAGTCAAAAAACCACGGACCTTGGCGAAGAGACAAATGGAGAAGAAGATCAGacagaagaggaagatgatgatgacgatgatgatgaagatgaagggGAAGAGGATAACATACAAAAAGAGCCATTGGAAAATACGGAACAGCAAGAGACGAACACAGTTCAGCTCAGAACGCAG GAAGATGAAGAAGGAGGTGTTGAGGAAGGTGTCTCAGAGGGAAGTGTTCCTGATGGACCAGTGAAGAGACATGGTGAAGAACCACTGCAGGCCTTGACAG AGGCATCCCATCCAGTTATAGAGGAAAAGTCACAATTCCAGACTGAAACGAaacaagagaaaaagagaggcttttttgggtcaaacaacaAG ATCTCTGTGTTCAAGCGAAGGACTTCGACCAGAGTCAgtcaggaggaggagaaagcaGAGGTCCCACATGAGAGCACCACAGTGTCCAGCGAGGCCGTCAGCAGCAGCTCACACAGCAGAGGCCCGGAGAAGAACTCCAGCATGGGCTCTGGGAGTCCCCGGCCCCCCCGGTCCAGCTCGGCCACGTGCGCTCTGCTCTAA
- the dynlt3 gene encoding dynein light chain Tctex-type 3, with protein sequence MEEYHSGDEVAFSPDEASNAVKECIEGVIGGVDYNQNNINQWTASIVEHSLTHLVKQGKPFKYIVNCAIMQKSGAGLHTANSCYWDTTTDGSCTVRWENRTMYCVVSVFAVAIAL encoded by the exons ATGGAGGAGTACCATTCTGGAGATGAG GTGGCCTTCAGTCCAGATGAAGCCAGTAACGCCGTTAAAGAG TGTATTGAAGGTGTTATAGGTGGTGTGGACTACAACCAGAATAACATAAACCAGTGGACAGCAAGCATAGTGGagcattcactcactcacttggTGAAACAGGGAAAACCATTCAAGTACATTG tTAACTGTGCTATAATGCAGAAGAGTGGTGCTGGTCTTCACACAGCAAACTCCTGTTACTGGGACACGACCACTGACG GAAGCTGCACGGTCAGATGGGAGAACCGCACCATGTACTGTGTGGTGAGCGTGTTTGCCGTCGCTATTGCTCTCTAA
- the rpgrb gene encoding retinitis pigmentosa GTPase regulator b isoform X1 — protein sequence MAGESEDDIPESGAVFTFGKSKFADNIPSKFWLKNDVPLTVACGDEHTALITENGKLFMFGSNNWGQLGLGSKNSVNKPTCVKALKSEKVMLVACGRTHTLVYTSCGNLYGAGGNNDGQLGLGDCEERTSFQLIDFFTKKGPIKMLSAGSNTSAALLQDGRLFMWGDNSEGQIGLGEEDCAWTPQELPAQNRVNWVSCGYYHSAFVTVDGALFTFGEKDSGKLGLSAEQLTNHRVPQQVAGMSEHVLQVACGGGHTVVLTDDCLYTFGLGQYGQLGHGTFIFESRSPRLVEHFSKGRVKHIVCGENHTAVVTESGLLYTFGDGRHGKLGLGEENFTNQFQPTLCPRLLIYHVQSVTCGGCHMVVLAKPRVEGSNDIILEEGDIRENYMETARPFGETGGPLTLSRSLSARVRRRERECSEQFGMMFQTLPPLSSGYLRESLPVSSHTLPPRLQSKRAPSGLEENGFTNRRDMMIKDKVDGKSVPDENSGDSESVKGLGETTDLLNLTHVMKVDPGDKTLTLSPVHKKTVKVVKRHGKVVGQPTPGPACSDWQAGRISSKAPPSQGGACEKRKALITLKEDKPAKPKTVNSSGSERGTQMPGMTDFSRAGSTPPSHVHAARPSQLMTDNWSKPQSDIIEQRRKSQLIQEDLSESGTTPKACSGQQRDREEKENLVMRKAEGNHLKQASVKSKVLGGKQTPLEIPAKATHMKHTPVHSESNVKKQRRLVEVQSQSHHSTAEPHTQSRSGHGKKGRDVRIRSREVAEVHTPSKETTSTVPASNPVFSEANTRKQKTPRAPSNVRLTDPGSGENTADRAISGSGAQNSLLGVSSLTGELENPVCLLTEATTRHFLAQAGSSSNMAPHARPSRPSPNTPGGRTLSDASSISDEPRHRKAVPVVLEPGGSDKDGERNTSQYQSGMDSSSNFSEKGGHGRKDAGEERGEESDQSSQEEVEQEESRGMTGSEGLMRGAEGSSSTGGEGEGEGEGEGLSSQEELSEGEEERSKTETEEEDEEEDGSRDRGGKDMSDTSGEYEDEEESEEESRRSDVEEGESVKESDTEMDSKSSQSGEAESEEEESEEEESEEEESEEEESEEEESEESSESEDSSEVESGEEEEESGEEEVSEEEDDETEDEEEGSEGSSDKEEDEGNSAEEEEEEEESRGCDEESGQEEDEESKEEEEEEEEEHEQDKEEEEEDEQSSGDNEAEEAEEEEEEEECKKKRRQNGRMASSSIRRREGQRAGRHRQGSARKGQSHSKSQKPRQFWDDVLPHYLNLK from the exons ATGGCCGGAGAGAGCGAGGATGATATACCGG aATCTGGGGCAGTCTTTACTTTTGGCAAAAGTAAATTTGCAGACAATATCCCCAGTAAATTCTGGTTGAAGAATGACGTCCCTTTGACTGTAGCGTGTGGAGATGAACACACAGCACTAATTACAG AGAATGGAAAGTTATTCATGTTTGGCAGTAATAACTGGGGGCAGCTTGGCTTGGGATCAAAGAACAGTGTGAATAAACCTACCTGTGTGAAAG CCCTGAAGTCTGAAAAAGTAATGCTTGTTGCGTGTGGAAGAACTCATACGCTTGTTTACACAT CGTGCGGGAACTTGTACGGGGCCGGGGGGAATAACGATGGCCAGCTTGGTCTCGGAGACTGCGAGGAAAGGACTTCATTCCAGCTGATTGACTTCTTCACTAAAAAAGGACCGATAAAAATGCTCTCGGCAGGCTCCAACACGTCTGCCGCTCTCCTGC AGGACGGGAGGCTGTTTATGTGGGGTGACAACTCGGAAGGCCAGATTGGTTTGGGGGAGGAGGACTGTGCTTGGACACCGCAGGAGCTGCCTGCACAGAACCGAGTGAACTGGGTTTCCTGTGGCTACTACCACTCTGCATTTGTCACTG TGGACGGTGCTTTGTTTACGTTTGGAGAGAAGGACAGCGGGAAGCTGGGGCTGTCTGCAGAGcagctgaccaatcacagagTGCCTCAGCAGGTGGCGGGCATGTCTGAACACGTTCTGCAGGTGGCCTGTGGAGGTGGCCACACGGTGGTGCTCACAG ATGATTGCCTGTACACATTTGGTCTGGGTCAGTATGGCCAGCTGGGTCATGGAACGTTTATCTTCGAGTCGCGATCACCCAGACTGGTGGAACACTTCAGTAAGGGCAGAGTGAAGCACATCGTGTGTGGAGAGAACCATACAGCCGTGGTCACAG AGAGTGGCCTTCTGTACACGTTTGGTGATGGCCGGCATGGGAAACTGGGTCTTGGAGAGGAGAACTTCACCAACCAGTTCCAGCCAACGCTCTGCCCACGCCTCCTCATCTACcatgtgcagtct GTCACATGTGGTGGATGTCACATGGTGGTACTGGCCAAACCTAGAGTTGAAGGGTCAAATGACATCATCCTGGAAGAGGGAGACATCAGAGAGAACTACATGGAGACCGCCCGCCCGTTCGGGGAGACAGGAGGCCCACTCACCCTGAGCAGGAGTCTCTCAGCACGGGTTCGGCGCCGGGAGAGG GAGTGTTCTGAGCAGTTTGGGATGATGTTCCAGACTCTTCCACCTCTAAGTTCTGGTTACCTCCGTGAGTCTCTGCCTGTATCCAGCCATACCCTGCCCCCACGCTTGCAAAGCAAGAGGGCCCCTAGTGGTCTGGAGGAGAATGGCTTTACCAACCGCAGAG acatgatgaTAAAAGATAAAGTTGATGGGAAAAGTGTTCCTGATGAAAACAGTGGAGACAGTGAAAGTGTCAAGGGTTTGGGAGAAACAACTGACCTGTTGAATTTG ACTCATGTAATGAAGGTGGATCCTGGCGACAAGACTCTTACGTTGTCCCCTGTTCATAAG AAGACGGTTAAGGTGGTCAAAAGACACGGTAAAGTGGTGGGACAGCCTACCCCAGGCCCTGCCTGCTCTGATTGGCAGGCAGGGCGTATCTCTTCCAAGGCCCCGCCCTCTCAGGGTGGAGCCTGTGAGAAGAGGAAGGCTCTCATAACCCTGAAGGAAGACAAGCCTGCAAAACCCAAAACAGTGAACAGTAGTGGTAGTGAAAGAGGAACCCAGATGCCAGGCATGACTGATTTTAGCAGAGCTggatctacaccaccctcacatgtCCATGCAGCCAGGCCAAGCCAGCTGATGACAGATAACTGGAGCAAACCTCAATCAGACATTATAGAGCAAAGGAGGAAGTCCCAGCTGATCCAAGAAGATCTAAGTGAGTCTGGAACTACACCTAAAGCTTGTTCAGGTCAgcaaagagacagagaagaaaaagaaaacctgGTGATGAGAAAGGCTGAGGGAAACCATCTCAAACAGGCTTCAGTTAAAAGCAAAGTGCTTGGAGGTAAGCAGACACCTTTAGAGATCCCTGCTAAAGCCACACATATGAAGCACACTCCTGTTCATTCTGAGAGCAATGTGAAAAAGCAAAGAAGGCTTGTAGAGGTGCAGAGCCAATCACATCACAGCACCGccgaaccacacacacagtcgagGTCAGGGCATGGTAAAAAAGGGAGGGATGTTCGCATTAGGAGCAGAGAGGTTGCAGAAGTTCACACTCCTTCCAAGGAGACCACGTCTACAGTACCTGCGTCAAATCCAGTGTTTTCTGAGGCCAACACGAGAAAACAAAAGACACCAAGAGCTCCATCCAATGTTCGTCTCACTGATCCTGGGTCAGGGGAGAATACAGCGGACCGGGCAATATCTGGATCAGGAGCCCAGAATAGTCTTCTGGGGGTATCCTCACTAACCGGAGAACTGGAGAACCCTGTGTGTCTGCTGACGGAGGCGACCACTCGCCATTTTCTGGCCCAGGCTGGTAGCTCCTCCAACATGGCTCCACACGCGAGGCCCAGCAGGCCGAGCCCAAACACGCCCGGTGGACGGACTCTCTCAGACGCCTCCTCCATCAGCGATGAGCCAAGACACAGGAAGGCTGTTCCCGTCGTACTAGAACCCGGCGGGTCAGACAAGGACGGGGAGAGGAACACCTCTCAGTACCAGTCGGGAATGGACTCTAGCTCTAACTTCTCAGAGAAGGGTGGGCACGGCAGGAAGGacgcaggagaggagaggggggaggagtcagatCAGTCTTCACAGGAAGAGGTGGAGcaagaggagagtagagggatGACTGGAAGTGAAGGATTGATgagaggagcagaggggagCAGCAGTacgggtggagagggagagggagagggagagggggagggtctGTCGAGTCAAGAGGAGCTgagtgagggagaagaggagagaagtaAAACTGAGactgaggaggaagatgaggaagaggatgggaGCAGGGACAGAGGTGGAAAAGACATGAGTGACACAAGTGGAGAATATGAGGACGAGGAGGAATCAGAGGAAGAAAGCAGAAGGAGTGATgtagaggaaggagagagtgtCAAAGAGTCTGACACAGAGATGGACAGCAAGAGCAGCCAGTCAGGTGAAGcagagtcagaggaggaggagtcagaggaggaggagtcagaggaggaggagtcagaggaggaagagtcagaggaggaggagtcagaggaaagTAGTGAATCTGAAGATAGCAGtgaggtggagagtggtgaggaagaggaggagagtggggaggaagaggtgtcagaggaagaagatgatgaaaccgaggatgaggaggaggggagtgaaGGTTCAAGTGACAAAGAGGAGGATGAGGGCAATtcagcagaggaggaggaggaggaggaggaaagtaGAGGTTGTGATGAGGAGTCTGGgcaggaggaagatgaagaaagcaaagaagaagaggaagaagaagaggaagagcatGAACAGGataaagaggaagaagaggaagatgaacAGAGTAGTGGCGATAATGAAGCAGAAgaagcagaggaagaggaggaagaagaagagtgTAAAAAGAAACGAAGACAGAATGGAAGGATGGCTTCATCATCCATACGGAGAAGAGAAGGCCAAAGGGCAGGCAGACACAGACAGGGTTCAGCTAGAAAAGGCCAGTCTCACTCCAAATCCCAGAAGCCTCGGCAGTTCTGGGACGACGTTCTACCTCATTACCTCAACTTAAAATGA